A window from Mycolicibacterium tokaiense encodes these proteins:
- a CDS encoding HAMP domain-containing sensor histidine kinase, translating to MTADPDAPTGSLSLWRRFTYRVSLRTRVALAAGIASALVVAVLAILTSVVLANNDEAQLDRRLDSIVDASMYPDQAQDPRRGVLTTGRAPASGDVVFQRGFQLPELPEGTETVTVNGVDYRVRTVRLEQQGSDVLMSIGIRADSILLSSQRIPIYILVGVVAVLLAGGLGWFLAGAATRPLRKLTEQTRQLGDGGVEQITPVHGTKEAEDLSEAMVGMLKRLAAAQQSTTNSLQAAQDFAANAAHELRTPLTAMRADLDTLRIHDLPADERAEVVADLSRAQRRVEATITALGQLASGQLAQTADVEVIDVEELLDRVARENSSRATAAAEISVDCEGAGTILGWPTGLRLAVDNLVRNAVTHGHATRVVLSAARAGASMVIVVDDNGRGLPVEEHTAVLQRFSRGSTAAVGGSGLGLALVEQQAVLHGGTIELSDGPLGGLRATLTVAVAPPTDD from the coding sequence GTGACCGCCGATCCGGACGCCCCCACGGGTTCGCTGTCCCTGTGGCGCCGGTTCACCTACCGGGTGTCGCTGCGCACCCGGGTCGCGCTGGCCGCGGGTATCGCGTCGGCGCTGGTGGTGGCGGTGCTCGCCATCCTGACCTCGGTGGTGCTGGCCAACAACGACGAGGCCCAGCTGGACCGCCGGCTCGACTCCATCGTCGACGCCAGCATGTACCCCGACCAGGCGCAGGACCCGCGCCGCGGCGTGCTCACCACCGGCCGGGCGCCGGCCAGCGGAGACGTGGTGTTCCAGCGCGGTTTTCAGCTGCCCGAGCTTCCCGAAGGCACCGAGACCGTCACGGTCAACGGCGTGGACTACCGGGTCCGCACGGTCCGGCTCGAGCAGCAGGGCTCCGATGTGCTGATGTCGATCGGCATCCGGGCCGACAGCATCCTGCTCTCCAGCCAGCGCATCCCCATCTACATCCTGGTCGGGGTGGTGGCCGTGCTGCTCGCCGGCGGGCTCGGCTGGTTCCTGGCCGGCGCGGCAACGCGCCCGTTGCGCAAACTGACCGAGCAGACCCGCCAACTCGGGGACGGCGGCGTCGAGCAGATCACCCCGGTGCACGGCACCAAAGAGGCCGAGGATCTGTCCGAGGCCATGGTCGGCATGCTCAAACGCCTGGCCGCCGCGCAACAGTCGACCACCAACTCGCTGCAGGCCGCTCAGGACTTCGCCGCCAACGCCGCTCACGAGCTGCGCACCCCGCTGACCGCCATGCGTGCCGATCTGGACACCCTGCGCATCCACGACCTGCCCGCCGACGAGCGCGCCGAGGTGGTGGCCGACCTGTCCCGCGCCCAGCGCCGGGTGGAGGCGACCATCACCGCACTGGGCCAGCTGGCCTCCGGTCAGCTGGCCCAGACCGCCGACGTCGAGGTCATCGATGTCGAGGAGCTGCTGGACCGGGTGGCCCGGGAGAACAGCAGCCGCGCCACCGCAGCCGCAGAGATCAGCGTCGACTGTGAGGGAGCCGGAACCATTCTGGGCTGGCCCACCGGCCTACGGCTGGCGGTGGACAACCTGGTGCGCAACGCCGTGACCCACGGGCACGCCACCCGGGTGGTGTTGTCGGCCGCCCGCGCGGGCGCTTCGATGGTGATCGTGGTGGACGACAACGGCCGCGGTCTGCCGGTCGAGGAGCACACCGCGGTGCTGCAACGCTTCTCCCGCGGCAGCACCGCCGCGGTGGGTGGCTCCGGATTGGGCCTGGCGCTGGTGGAGCAGCAGGCGGTGCTGCACGGCGGCACCATCGAGTTGTCCGACGGCCCGCTGGGCGGCCTACGCGCGACGCTGACGGTTGCGGTGGCCCCGCCAACCGACGATTGA
- a CDS encoding response regulator transcription factor yields MVLMVDDDPDVRTSVARGLRHSGFDVRVAATGKEALRLLSNETHDALVLDVQMPELDGVAVVTALRALGNDIPICVLSARDTVNDRIAGLEAGADDYLTKPFDLGELVARLHALLRRRAASEERSDAMTVGPLTIDTARRLVFVAGERVELTKREFDLLAVLAENAGVVLSRQRLLELVWGYDFDVDTNVADVFISYLRRKLERDGVPRVIHTVRGIGYVLRDDT; encoded by the coding sequence ATGGTGTTGATGGTCGACGACGACCCGGATGTGCGCACCTCGGTAGCCCGAGGCCTGCGCCATTCGGGTTTCGACGTGCGGGTGGCGGCCACCGGCAAGGAAGCGCTGCGGCTGCTGTCCAACGAGACGCACGACGCGCTGGTCCTGGATGTGCAGATGCCCGAACTCGATGGCGTCGCCGTGGTGACGGCCCTGCGTGCGCTGGGTAACGACATCCCGATCTGCGTGCTCTCAGCGCGCGATACCGTCAATGACCGGATTGCCGGGCTGGAGGCGGGCGCCGACGACTACCTGACCAAGCCGTTCGATCTGGGTGAGCTGGTGGCGCGCCTGCACGCGCTGCTGCGCCGCCGGGCGGCCTCGGAGGAACGCTCGGACGCCATGACGGTCGGGCCGCTGACCATCGACACCGCCCGCCGCCTGGTCTTCGTGGCGGGCGAGCGGGTGGAGCTGACCAAGCGGGAGTTCGACCTGCTCGCCGTCCTCGCGGAGAACGCCGGGGTGGTGCTGTCCCGGCAGCGTCTGCTGGAGCTGGTCTGGGGCTACGACTTCGACGTCGACACCAACGTCGCCGATGTCTTCATCAGTTACCTGCGACGCAAACTCGAACGCGACGGCGTGCCCCGGGTGATCCACACCGTGCGTGGGATCGGGTACGTGCTGCGGGACGACACTTGA
- a CDS encoding heme-binding protein: MLLTARRAVVGVVGAGAISGAMLLTVAPSAFAEPVPPPNCTAADLSGVASGVSAATSAYLFTHPDVNNFFTSLHGQSHEEIRPQVEEYFAANPVVAGELTNIRKPLQDIRLRCGDTDGDGDVDIL, from the coding sequence ATGTTGCTCACAGCCCGTCGCGCGGTTGTCGGAGTCGTAGGAGCCGGCGCGATCAGCGGAGCGATGCTTCTCACCGTCGCCCCCTCGGCGTTTGCCGAGCCGGTGCCGCCGCCGAACTGCACCGCCGCCGACCTGTCCGGCGTCGCCTCCGGTGTCTCGGCAGCCACCTCTGCCTACCTGTTCACCCACCCGGACGTGAACAACTTCTTCACCAGCCTGCACGGCCAGTCCCACGAAGAGATCCGGCCCCAGGTCGAGGAGTACTTCGCGGCCAACCCCGTGGTTGCCGGTGAGCTCACCAACATCCGCAAGCCCTTGCAGGACATCCGGCTGCGCTGCGGGGACACCGACGGTGATGGCGACGTCGACATTCTCTAG
- a CDS encoding hemophore, producing the protein MAVKISVITAVLAGAGTAAATLLAAPSAVAAPNPCAASQIARTVGSVGTNTGIYLEAHPETNEVLTMLAAQPAGPNSIAALKLYFERDPQAAEDLEAIQQPLTSLTAKCKLPISLPQVLGLMQAAQQGGAQSGLPAGLPDAANAVIGGAPAAAALPVGTGNGLR; encoded by the coding sequence ATGGCCGTCAAGATCTCCGTCATCACCGCGGTACTGGCCGGGGCCGGCACCGCTGCCGCCACCCTGCTGGCCGCCCCGAGCGCGGTGGCCGCCCCGAACCCGTGTGCGGCCAGCCAGATCGCCCGGACCGTCGGCTCGGTGGGCACCAACACCGGCATCTATCTCGAGGCGCATCCCGAGACCAACGAGGTACTGACCATGTTGGCCGCCCAGCCCGCCGGGCCCAACTCCATTGCCGCGCTCAAGCTGTATTTCGAACGCGACCCGCAGGCGGCCGAGGATCTGGAGGCCATTCAGCAACCGCTGACGTCGCTGACCGCCAAGTGCAAGCTGCCGATCTCGCTGCCACAGGTTCTCGGTCTGATGCAGGCGGCCCAGCAGGGCGGTGCACAAAGCGGTCTACCTGCAGGTTTGCCGGATGCGGCCAACGCCGTCATCGGTGGCGCGCCGGCTGCGGCAGCACTGCCTGTAGGCACCGGAAACGGCCTGCGCTGA
- a CDS encoding MMPL family transporter: MMRLSSLLRRFRWLVFAAWVLALVPAVWLILTQSSNLTGGGFEVEGSQSLHVQYEIEDHFPDEGASPLALVAAPRADASYQDMTAAVAELERMAAEVPSVTIVPNPVQPPPQPDRPYVVSLKLGFDNSGAVDTAKQLREKVGISGEQPGETAEGKVRLYVIGQGALGAAASESTKHDIAEAEKWNLPIVLAVLLAVFGSLAAAAIPLLIGICTVVVTMGLVFLLSMFTTMSVFVTSTVTMLGIALAIDYSLFILMRFREELRAGRDVQQATDAAMATSGLAVVLSGATVIASVTGLYLINTPVLNSMATGAILAVAVAVLTSATLIPAVLTTFGRAAAKRSRVLHWGRRAETTQSRFWTRWIGGVMRRPWLSALGATVVLLVMAAPVLSMSLGNSMLRQFDATHEIRGGVGAAAEALGPGALGPVRVLVTFPEGNAGAPPNMAVVDAIGAEMDRAVNVVSVTPAVVSDDGRSALLSAVLAVDPEDIAARQTIDLLRDQLPRVPGAEGVSVDVGGPTALIKDFDDRVSHMEPWVFVFVALIAFLMLLAAIRSVFLALKGVVMTVLSVAAAYGSLVVIFQWGWLQDLGFEPLGSIDSTIPPLVLALTFGLSMDYEIFLLTRVRERFLQSGDTKDAVAYGVSTSARTITSAALIMIAVFIGFAFAGMPLVAQLGVACAVAIAVDATVVRLVLVPALMAMFDQWNWWLPKGLGRILPSVDFEKPLPKVDLGDLVIIPDDISALVAPNADMRMVVKSAAKLKDLAPDAITVADPLAFSGCTGLSALTTAFKAKVKGLDEARAVSARQARLGLPLRRNRSDRAQASEGNGQATVRVHRPVHPVTMWRGRLSVALDALSVQNDPAGDYHHALRRQCPLETTNVQLPTGDRLRIPTGAETIRLKGYLIMCRNHRRDFADFADLVDAMEPQTAAVALGTIDRYYSGQPTDRQWVATQLLRRLSDPHPDDAGDDAGPDAEADWEKVRQRCLAVAVAMLEEAR, translated from the coding sequence ATGATGCGACTGAGCAGCCTGTTACGCAGGTTCCGCTGGTTGGTCTTCGCGGCGTGGGTGCTGGCGCTGGTGCCGGCCGTCTGGCTGATTCTCACCCAGTCGAGCAACCTGACCGGCGGTGGTTTCGAAGTCGAGGGTTCGCAGTCGCTGCACGTGCAGTACGAGATCGAGGATCACTTTCCCGACGAAGGCGCCTCGCCGCTGGCGCTGGTGGCCGCTCCGCGCGCCGACGCCAGCTACCAGGACATGACCGCGGCGGTGGCCGAGCTGGAACGCATGGCGGCCGAGGTGCCCAGCGTCACCATCGTGCCCAACCCCGTCCAACCTCCGCCGCAGCCCGACCGGCCCTATGTGGTGTCGCTGAAGCTGGGCTTCGACAACAGCGGCGCGGTCGACACCGCCAAGCAGCTGCGCGAAAAGGTCGGCATCAGCGGCGAGCAACCCGGTGAGACTGCCGAGGGCAAGGTTCGGCTGTACGTGATCGGCCAAGGCGCGTTGGGCGCGGCCGCCTCCGAGTCCACCAAACACGACATCGCCGAAGCCGAGAAGTGGAACCTGCCGATCGTCCTGGCGGTGCTGCTGGCCGTGTTCGGTTCGCTGGCCGCGGCGGCCATCCCGCTGCTCATCGGCATCTGCACCGTGGTGGTGACCATGGGGCTGGTCTTCCTGCTGTCGATGTTCACCACCATGTCGGTGTTCGTGACCTCCACGGTCACGATGCTCGGCATCGCGTTGGCCATCGACTACTCCCTGTTCATCCTGATGCGGTTCCGCGAAGAACTGCGCGCGGGTCGCGACGTCCAGCAGGCCACCGACGCCGCGATGGCCACCTCGGGTCTGGCGGTGGTGCTCTCCGGTGCCACCGTCATCGCTTCGGTGACGGGGCTCTATCTGATCAACACCCCGGTGCTGAACTCGATGGCCACCGGCGCCATCCTGGCGGTCGCGGTGGCGGTGCTGACGTCGGCGACCCTCATCCCGGCGGTGCTGACCACCTTCGGCCGCGCCGCCGCCAAACGGTCCCGGGTGCTGCACTGGGGCCGGCGGGCCGAAACCACCCAGTCCCGGTTCTGGACCCGGTGGATCGGCGGGGTGATGCGCCGGCCGTGGCTCTCGGCGCTGGGCGCGACGGTGGTGTTGCTGGTGATGGCCGCGCCGGTGCTGTCGATGTCGCTGGGCAACAGCATGCTGCGCCAGTTCGACGCCACCCACGAGATCCGCGGCGGTGTGGGCGCGGCGGCCGAGGCACTGGGACCCGGTGCGCTGGGCCCGGTCCGCGTGCTGGTCACCTTCCCCGAGGGCAACGCCGGTGCGCCGCCGAACATGGCCGTCGTCGACGCCATCGGCGCGGAGATGGACCGGGCGGTCAACGTCGTGTCGGTGACCCCCGCGGTGGTCTCCGATGACGGGCGCAGCGCCCTGCTGTCCGCCGTGCTGGCCGTCGACCCCGAGGACATCGCCGCCCGCCAGACCATTGACCTCCTGCGCGACCAGTTGCCCCGCGTGCCCGGCGCCGAGGGGGTGTCCGTCGACGTCGGCGGCCCCACTGCGTTGATCAAGGACTTCGACGACCGGGTGTCGCACATGGAGCCGTGGGTGTTCGTGTTCGTCGCCCTGATCGCGTTCCTGATGTTGCTGGCCGCCATCCGCTCGGTGTTCCTGGCGCTCAAGGGCGTGGTGATGACCGTGCTGTCGGTGGCCGCGGCCTACGGCAGCCTGGTGGTGATCTTCCAGTGGGGCTGGCTGCAGGACCTGGGCTTCGAACCGCTGGGCTCCATCGACAGCACCATCCCGCCGCTGGTCCTGGCGCTGACCTTCGGGCTGTCGATGGACTACGAGATCTTCCTGCTGACGCGGGTCCGCGAGCGGTTCTTGCAATCCGGCGACACCAAGGACGCGGTGGCCTACGGGGTGTCGACCAGCGCCCGCACCATCACCAGCGCGGCTCTGATCATGATCGCGGTGTTCATCGGCTTCGCGTTCGCCGGTATGCCGCTGGTGGCCCAGCTGGGGGTGGCGTGTGCGGTGGCCATCGCGGTGGACGCCACGGTGGTCCGACTGGTGCTGGTGCCCGCCCTGATGGCGATGTTCGACCAGTGGAACTGGTGGCTGCCCAAGGGGCTGGGCCGCATCCTGCCGTCGGTGGATTTCGAGAAACCGCTGCCGAAGGTCGACCTGGGCGACCTGGTGATCATCCCCGACGACATCTCCGCACTGGTGGCGCCCAACGCCGATATGCGGATGGTGGTCAAGTCGGCCGCCAAGCTCAAGGACCTGGCTCCCGACGCCATCACCGTGGCGGACCCGCTGGCGTTCAGCGGGTGCACCGGGCTCTCCGCCCTGACCACCGCCTTCAAGGCCAAGGTGAAGGGGCTCGACGAGGCCCGCGCGGTCAGCGCCCGGCAAGCCCGCCTGGGGCTGCCGCTGCGCCGCAACCGCAGCGACCGGGCCCAGGCGTCCGAGGGCAACGGCCAGGCCACGGTGCGGGTGCACCGGCCGGTCCACCCGGTCACGATGTGGCGCGGGCGGCTGTCGGTGGCGCTCGATGCCCTCAGCGTGCAGAACGACCCCGCCGGCGACTATCACCACGCCCTGCGTCGACAGTGCCCGCTGGAGACCACGAATGTGCAGTTGCCCACCGGGGACCGGCTGCGCATCCCCACCGGCGCGGAGACCATTCGGCTCAAGGGCTACCTGATCATGTGCCGCAACCACCGTCGCGACTTCGCCGACTTCGCAGACCTGGTGGATGCCATGGAGCCGCAGACGGCGGCGGTCGCGCTGGGCACCATCGACAGGTACTACTCTGGGCAACCGACCGATCGACAGTGGGTCGCCACCCAGTTGCTCCGCAGGCTCTCCGATCCCCATCCCGATGATGCGGGCGACGACGCCGGTCCCGACGCTGAGGCAGACTGGGAGAAGGTCAGGCAGCGGTGTCTGGCAGTGGCCGTGGCGATGCTGGAGGAGGCGAGGTGA
- a CDS encoding CoA-binding protein, translating to MTLEEILRQTRTVAVVGASANPARPSHGVYRYLKTHTDYDVYPVNPTISDLDGDPVYATLADLPVVPDLVDVFRRVEELPAVLADVLALPSLPATLWLQQGLFHEQVGRDAHAAGLHVVMDRCLKVDHAQWVGR from the coding sequence ATGACACTCGAGGAAATCCTGCGGCAGACCCGCACGGTGGCGGTGGTGGGCGCGTCGGCCAACCCCGCGCGCCCGAGCCACGGCGTGTACCGCTACCTCAAGACCCACACCGACTACGACGTGTACCCGGTGAACCCCACCATCAGCGACCTCGACGGCGACCCGGTGTATGCCACGCTGGCGGATCTGCCGGTGGTCCCGGACCTGGTGGACGTGTTTCGCCGCGTCGAGGAGCTGCCGGCGGTGCTCGCGGACGTACTGGCCCTGCCGTCGCTGCCGGCCACGCTGTGGTTGCAGCAGGGCCTCTTCCACGAGCAGGTTGGCCGCGACGCGCACGCCGCGGGTCTGCACGTGGTGATGGACCGTTGCCTGAAGGTGGATCACGCGCAGTGGGTCGGCCGCTGA
- a CDS encoding acyl-CoA thioesterase yields the protein MTTTSHDSLSFVVETVGRPDPARMHLSVYPVTKTISSRYADLDPNGHLNNVALTAMHEDIRATLNYQIFPLVHIPGADTVRLLISQNVVHFLAEAHWPATIEAGIGVARIGRTSFVLSSALFDDQRCISLSDTVVVTAQDRPVPLSEATRSALEALQLRG from the coding sequence ATGACGACGACGAGCCACGACAGCTTGAGCTTTGTGGTCGAGACGGTGGGTCGACCGGACCCCGCCCGCATGCATCTGTCGGTGTATCCGGTGACCAAGACCATCAGTTCGCGCTACGCCGACCTCGACCCCAACGGGCACCTGAACAACGTCGCGCTGACGGCGATGCACGAGGACATCCGCGCCACCCTCAACTATCAGATCTTCCCCCTGGTCCACATTCCGGGCGCGGACACCGTCCGGCTTCTCATCTCGCAGAACGTGGTTCACTTCCTGGCCGAGGCGCACTGGCCGGCGACGATCGAGGCGGGGATCGGGGTGGCGCGCATCGGGCGCACCTCATTCGTGCTGTCCTCAGCACTGTTCGACGACCAACGCTGCATCAGCCTCAGCGACACGGTCGTGGTGACCGCACAGGACAGACCCGTGCCGCTGAGCGAGGCCACCCGGTCCGCCCTCGAGGCTCTGCAGCTGCGCGGCTGA
- a CDS encoding M13 family metallopeptidase: MTVEAIRSGIDLSHVDPSARPQDDLFGHVNGRWLTDYVIPADRATDGAFRSLFDRAEEQVRDLITEAAASGAQPGTDQQRIGDLYNSFLDEEAVERRGVQPLLDELAQIDAADSPQALAAVLGRLQRTGGGGGVGLYIDTDSKDSTRYLVHVSQSGLGLPDESYYRDPQHQTILAAYPEHIAAMFGLVYGASPVDYAASAATIVALETKLAAAHWDVVKRRDADLTYNLRRFADLETEAPGFDWAAWIGALGTSPDNVAELVVRQPDYLTAFASLWAAESLEDWKLWARWRLITSRAGYLTDALVAENFAFYGRTLSGTEAIRDRWKRGVSLVESLLGDVVGKLYVERYFPPESKARMDVLVDNLREAYRVSINQLEWMTPETRRKALAKLDKFTPKIGYPATWRDYSGLVIEADDLYGNFRRGYEVSFDRELAKLGGPVDRDEWFMTPQTVNAYYNPGMNEIVFPAGILQPPFFDAEADDAANYGGIGAVIGHEIGHGFDDQGAKYDGDGNLVDWWTDADRTEFGARTKALIEQYEQFSPRDLDDAHHVNGAFTVGENIGDLGGLSIALLAYQISLDGKEAPVIDGLTGVQRVFFGWAQVWRTKSRDAEAIRRLAVDPHSPPEFRCNGVIRNMDAFYEAFDVTADDALFLEPEHRVRIWN, translated from the coding sequence GTGACGGTAGAAGCTATTCGCTCAGGCATCGACCTGAGCCACGTCGACCCTTCAGCCCGGCCCCAGGACGATCTGTTCGGACACGTCAACGGCCGCTGGCTCACCGACTACGTGATCCCGGCGGACCGGGCCACCGACGGCGCGTTCCGGTCGCTGTTCGACCGCGCCGAGGAGCAGGTGCGTGACCTGATCACCGAAGCCGCCGCCTCGGGCGCGCAGCCCGGTACCGATCAGCAGCGCATCGGCGACCTCTACAACAGCTTCCTCGACGAGGAGGCAGTCGAGCGCCGCGGTGTGCAACCGCTGCTCGACGAGCTGGCCCAGATCGATGCGGCGGACAGCCCGCAGGCGCTGGCCGCAGTGCTGGGACGCTTGCAGCGCACGGGCGGAGGCGGCGGTGTCGGGCTCTACATCGACACCGACTCCAAGGACTCCACCCGTTACCTGGTGCATGTCAGCCAGTCCGGTCTCGGCCTGCCCGACGAGTCCTATTACCGCGACCCGCAGCACCAGACCATCCTGGCGGCGTATCCCGAGCACATCGCCGCGATGTTCGGGCTGGTGTACGGCGCCTCCCCGGTGGACTACGCGGCCAGTGCCGCTACCATCGTCGCGCTGGAGACCAAACTGGCTGCGGCGCACTGGGATGTGGTGAAGCGCCGCGACGCCGATCTGACCTACAACCTGCGCCGGTTCGCCGATCTGGAGACCGAGGCGCCGGGCTTCGACTGGGCCGCGTGGATCGGCGCGCTGGGCACCTCGCCTGACAACGTTGCCGAACTCGTGGTGCGCCAACCGGATTACCTGACCGCGTTCGCGTCGCTGTGGGCAGCGGAGTCGCTGGAGGACTGGAAGTTGTGGGCCCGCTGGCGGCTGATCACCTCCAGGGCCGGGTACCTGACCGATGCGCTGGTGGCCGAGAACTTCGCGTTCTACGGCCGCACCTTGAGCGGCACCGAGGCCATCCGCGACCGATGGAAGCGCGGCGTGTCCCTGGTCGAGAGTCTGCTGGGTGATGTGGTCGGAAAGCTTTATGTGGAGCGGTATTTCCCACCGGAGTCCAAGGCCCGGATGGACGTGCTGGTGGACAACCTGCGCGAGGCCTACCGGGTGAGCATCAACCAGCTGGAGTGGATGACGCCGGAAACCCGGCGCAAGGCGCTGGCCAAGCTGGACAAGTTCACCCCGAAGATCGGCTATCCGGCCACCTGGCGGGACTACTCGGGGCTGGTGATCGAGGCCGACGACCTCTACGGCAACTTCCGGCGCGGGTACGAGGTGAGCTTCGACCGTGAGCTCGCCAAGTTGGGCGGACCGGTGGACCGTGACGAGTGGTTCATGACCCCGCAGACCGTCAACGCCTACTACAACCCGGGCATGAACGAGATCGTCTTCCCCGCAGGCATTCTGCAGCCGCCGTTCTTCGACGCCGAGGCGGACGACGCCGCCAACTACGGCGGAATCGGGGCCGTGATCGGGCATGAGATCGGGCACGGCTTCGACGATCAGGGCGCCAAGTACGACGGCGACGGCAACCTGGTGGACTGGTGGACAGACGCCGACCGCACCGAATTCGGCGCACGCACCAAGGCGCTGATCGAACAGTACGAGCAGTTCTCGCCCCGCGATCTCGATGACGCCCACCACGTCAACGGCGCCTTCACCGTCGGTGAGAACATCGGCGATCTGGGCGGGCTGTCCATCGCCCTGCTGGCCTACCAGATCTCGCTGGACGGCAAGGAGGCGCCGGTGATCGACGGCCTCACCGGGGTGCAGCGGGTGTTCTTCGGCTGGGCCCAGGTATGGCGCACCAAATCCCGCGACGCCGAAGCCATTCGGCGCCTGGCCGTGGATCCGCACTCTCCGCCGGAGTTTCGGTGCAACGGCGTCATCCGCAACATGGACGCCTTCTACGAGGCGTTTGACGTGACCGCCGACGACGCACTGTTCCTGGAGCCCGAGCACCGGGTCCGCATCTGGAACTGA
- a CDS encoding L,D-transpeptidase, which produces MRRTVVAMLSTAGVAASMVLSAAPAAAEPVPPPPPPPAPAPFGFPPPPPNLLAPAPAADPLAAPMPGAASSAPGVTTGTAAGQNPLPFTGEPPFRPPTFNPVNGSMVGVAKPIIINFAVPIANRQMAEDAIHISSNPPVPGRFYWLSDSQVRWRPQDFWPKGTVVNIDAAGTKSSFRVGESLVATVDNDTKQMEIMRDGELVKTFPVSMGKSGYETKNGTYYVLEKFADIVMDSSTYGVPVSAAEGYKIDVEDAVRIDNSGIFVHGAPWSEADQGVRNVSHGCINLSAEDAQWFYDNFGSGDPVVVKNSTGLYDQNDGAQDWQLF; this is translated from the coding sequence ATGCGTCGCACTGTGGTGGCCATGTTGAGTACGGCCGGGGTGGCCGCGTCGATGGTGTTGTCGGCGGCGCCGGCAGCCGCCGAACCGGTACCCCCGCCACCGCCGCCCCCCGCGCCCGCACCCTTCGGGTTCCCGCCGCCGCCGCCGAACCTGTTGGCGCCGGCGCCGGCGGCCGACCCCCTGGCCGCACCCATGCCGGGAGCCGCCTCCAGCGCCCCGGGTGTCACCACAGGCACCGCAGCGGGTCAGAACCCGCTGCCCTTCACCGGGGAACCGCCGTTCCGGCCGCCGACCTTCAACCCGGTCAACGGCTCCATGGTCGGGGTGGCCAAACCGATCATCATCAACTTCGCGGTGCCCATCGCCAACCGGCAGATGGCCGAGGACGCCATCCACATCTCGTCGAACCCGCCGGTTCCAGGCCGCTTCTACTGGCTCAGCGATTCGCAGGTGCGCTGGCGCCCGCAGGATTTCTGGCCCAAGGGCACCGTCGTCAACATCGACGCCGCCGGCACCAAGTCGAGTTTCCGGGTGGGGGAGTCGCTGGTGGCCACCGTCGACAACGACACCAAGCAGATGGAGATCATGCGCGACGGTGAGTTGGTGAAGACCTTCCCGGTGTCGATGGGCAAGTCCGGGTACGAGACCAAAAACGGCACCTACTACGTGTTGGAGAAGTTCGCCGACATCGTGATGGACTCCTCGACCTACGGGGTGCCGGTCTCGGCCGCCGAGGGCTACAAGATCGACGTCGAGGACGCCGTGCGCATCGACAACAGCGGCATCTTCGTGCACGGCGCACCGTGGTCGGAGGCCGACCAGGGCGTCCGAAACGTCAGCCACGGCTGCATCAACCTCAGTGCCGAAGACGCCCAGTGGTTCTACGACAACTTCGGCAGCGGCGACCCGGTGGTGGTGAAGAACTCCACCGGTCTCTACGACCAGAACGACGGCGCCCAGGACTGGCAGCTGTTCTGA
- a CDS encoding thiamine-binding protein: MLIAFSISPTGGDETGGVSAAVAEAVRVVRASGLPNETNAMFTNIEGEWDEVMAVVKQAVDAVAAASPRVSLVLKADIRPGFTGQLTAKVERLEQQLEG; the protein is encoded by the coding sequence ATGCTCATTGCTTTCAGCATCAGTCCCACCGGCGGTGACGAGACCGGCGGGGTCAGCGCCGCGGTGGCCGAGGCGGTCCGCGTGGTGCGCGCGTCCGGGCTGCCCAACGAGACCAACGCGATGTTCACCAACATCGAGGGTGAGTGGGATGAGGTGATGGCCGTGGTCAAACAGGCCGTGGACGCGGTGGCCGCGGCGTCACCGCGGGTGAGCCTGGTGCTGAAAGCCGACATCCGTCCGGGGTTCACCGGACAGCTGACGGCCAAGGTGGAGCGCCTGGAGCAGCAGCTCGAAGGTTAG
- a CDS encoding metal-sensitive transcriptional regulator: MTDESAPHGYSPSKDAYAKRLRRIEGQVRGIAKMIDEDKYCIDVLTQISAVNSALQSVALGLLDEHLGHCVSHAVAEGGVEADKKLAEASAAIARLVRS, from the coding sequence ATGACGGATGAGTCCGCACCGCACGGCTATTCGCCGAGCAAGGACGCCTACGCCAAGCGGCTGCGCCGCATCGAGGGTCAGGTCCGCGGCATCGCGAAGATGATCGACGAGGACAAGTACTGCATCGACGTCCTGACCCAGATCAGCGCGGTCAACAGTGCGCTGCAGTCGGTGGCGCTGGGGCTGCTGGACGAGCACCTGGGCCACTGTGTGTCCCACGCGGTGGCCGAGGGCGGCGTCGAGGCCGACAAGAAGCTGGCCGAGGCGTCGGCGGCAATCGCCCGGCTGGTCAGAAGCTAA